One genomic region from Marinobacter szutsaonensis encodes:
- a CDS encoding TRAP transporter large permease translates to MSPDLLMIASFLLALIMGVPVAIALGVGGVVGIVAGLPPAMLGTFGTNTYNSVAKYPLIAIPLFILTGLIFERAGVAASLVRFAQAIIGPRHGGLTVVAVLVCLIMGGMSGSGPADAAAVAMVMLPSMKKAGYPQPFSASLIAASSSTAILIPPSIALILYSIVVPGVDLRALFAAGLFPGILAGVSLLAPALYFSRKYRWEDPETVERPPFWPSFKAALPALFAPVIILGGLRSGLFTPTEAAVVAVTYGVLVGCLLYRNLGLRDLWNLMTEAAVTSGVVMFIIALAGIFAWAGTTLGTFQHLADALLSLSENGWVLLGLVMILVLIAGMLLDAISIYLILIPIVLPLMNHFGWNPIWFGILLAMNIAIGQFTPPVAVNLMVTTRIANIRLEHTIGWSLVFIVAMASSLLLVMLMPGIALWLPEKLGYVVGAW, encoded by the coding sequence ATGAGTCCTGATCTGTTGATGATTGCCAGCTTCCTGCTGGCCTTGATCATGGGGGTACCGGTGGCCATTGCGCTCGGTGTGGGCGGTGTTGTCGGCATTGTAGCCGGACTGCCTCCCGCCATGCTGGGCACCTTCGGCACCAATACCTACAACAGTGTGGCCAAGTACCCGCTGATTGCGATTCCTCTGTTTATTCTGACGGGTCTGATCTTCGAGCGGGCGGGTGTGGCCGCCAGTCTGGTGCGGTTTGCCCAGGCGATTATTGGCCCCCGGCACGGTGGGCTGACGGTGGTCGCAGTGCTGGTGTGTCTCATCATGGGGGGCATGAGCGGCTCGGGACCTGCCGATGCGGCGGCGGTGGCGATGGTGATGTTGCCGAGCATGAAGAAGGCGGGGTACCCGCAGCCGTTCTCCGCCTCCCTGATTGCGGCCTCGTCGTCCACGGCGATTCTGATCCCGCCCTCCATTGCGTTGATTCTCTATTCCATCGTGGTGCCCGGGGTGGATCTTCGGGCGCTGTTTGCCGCCGGCCTGTTCCCGGGCATCCTGGCGGGCGTGTCCCTGCTGGCACCGGCACTCTATTTCTCCAGGAAGTATCGCTGGGAAGATCCGGAAACGGTGGAGCGCCCGCCGTTCTGGCCCAGCTTCAAGGCAGCCCTTCCGGCGCTGTTTGCCCCGGTGATCATTCTCGGCGGGCTTCGTTCGGGTCTTTTCACCCCCACGGAGGCTGCCGTCGTTGCGGTGACTTACGGGGTGCTGGTCGGTTGCCTGCTGTACCGGAATCTGGGCCTCCGGGACCTGTGGAACCTGATGACCGAGGCGGCTGTTACCTCCGGGGTGGTCATGTTCATCATCGCGCTGGCGGGCATCTTCGCCTGGGCGGGCACCACCCTGGGCACCTTCCAGCATTTGGCGGATGCGCTGCTGTCACTCTCTGAAAACGGCTGGGTGCTGCTGGGTCTGGTGATGATCCTGGTGCTGATTGCCGGGATGTTGCTGGATGCGATTTCCATCTACCTGATCCTGATTCCCATCGTGCTGCCGCTGATGAATCATTTCGGCTGGAACCCGATCTGGTTTGGCATTCTGCTGGCGATGAATATCGCCATCGGGCAGTTTACGCCACCGGTTGCCGTAAACCTGATGGTTACCACCCGTATCGCGAATATCCGCCTGGAACACACCATTGGCTGGTCGCTGGTGTTTATCGTGGCCATGGCCTCCAGCTTGCTGTTGGTGATGTTGATGCCGGGCATTGCGCTGTGGCTGCCGGAGAAGCTCGGTTATGTGGTGGGAGCCTGGTAG
- a CDS encoding TRAP transporter small permease encodes MPSRSPKFRPEAWLATIALIAICGISLGNVIVRYATDASFAFTEEFSVFFLVVLTFGGAAVAARHNQHIRIELIEHYLPPWACKVVFVLQWLAGITVVGIMTWYGSTFAWQEYQWESLSPGLGLPNWIYVIWLPLLSVAIIIRMTQNLIDRLRGKTDPEAIHES; translated from the coding sequence ATGCCGTCCCGTTCTCCCAAGTTTCGCCCTGAGGCCTGGCTGGCCACCATTGCCCTGATTGCGATCTGCGGGATTAGCCTGGGCAACGTGATTGTTCGCTACGCCACGGATGCGTCGTTCGCCTTTACCGAGGAGTTCTCGGTGTTTTTTCTGGTGGTGCTCACCTTTGGTGGGGCGGCGGTGGCCGCGCGCCATAACCAGCACATTCGCATCGAGCTGATTGAACACTACCTGCCGCCGTGGGCGTGCAAAGTGGTTTTTGTGCTGCAGTGGCTGGCCGGTATCACCGTCGTGGGCATCATGACCTGGTACGGCAGCACCTTCGCCTGGCAGGAATATCAGTGGGAATCCCTGTCACCGGGGTTGGGGTTGCCCAACTGGATCTATGTGATCTGGCTGCCGCTGTTGTCGGTGGCCATCATCATCCGCATGACCCAGAATCTGATCGACCGCCTGCGGGGCAAGACAGATCCGGAGGCAATTCATGAGTCCTGA